cagagagaggagaggtcAGCTAGGAAGGTGTTTGCCAACCAGGCACGGAGGGCACCCAGCTGCTTGTGAATCCACCAGGGAAAGAAACCTCAGTGTCAGTCCCAGGGTAGGTGAGAGCTTTGGCTGCAAGAGCAGTGTCGGCAGGTGGTCACCCCCTGGGGTGCTCTCTGCTCTGAGTCACTCTTGTGCTGTATGTGAGGGGACTGCCCACAGTACCTGTCCCATGCCCCTAAAGGCTCTTGGGCTGTGATCTGGGTAGGGACCTGTTTGCAGAGAGGGGTGAGTAATGGCCGAGGAATTTCGACGAGCTGGCAAAACTCATTTGGCCGATTGCCTTCTCCTGTTTGTACTGCCGGTCTGGCCAGCCCTGCATTTCCATCCATCAGATCCTGTGTGAATCAAAGCAAGCCcttcctctctgtgctgtgcgTACCCTCTTGCTGTCTTCACTGTATcatgaagcagaagaaaatcaatCTAGAGACTAGTTAggagctctgctggtgctgcagagcagtgcttgACCGCAGAGGGATGAGAGAGATGGGAGCTGTTGCTCTTGGGGATTTGGCTGCTGAGTTTGCCGTGTcgagctgggagctgaggaagCCTGGCTGTGGTGCAGGAGAGGTGCTCTAGTGAGTGTGTGTTGGATGCTTTTGTACTGGCTTTGATTCTTCCCAGATTTTTGTATGAAAGCTGCTGAATTTGTGTTTAAAGGGCCCAAGGGAGCAGTGTGTGCCTTCCTGTGATACAACCACATATATTTTGGGTCTGCTTTGCCTGTAACATATTCCTCgtatcagaaaaatataaaggctCTGAAGTTCTCTTATCAGCTGGTAGGAGACAAGGCTTTAAAAGACGTGGGAATGTGCAAATGAGGACTTGCATAGATCTAGAGGTAGAGTTGGTGCTCTAATAAAAGAGGAGTTTCTTTGGGGTGGGGAGCTGTCAGGAAACAGCCTGTACTTCAACACTACCTGGAATGTGCCGAACGGGAAATAGGTGAAGGTTTGCCTCTGTCCAACTAAGCTCTGCgtgctccttccccagggacTGTCACTAGCTCATCCATTGCCCTGACTCTTGCCCTTGGAGGAAACCCGTCATGGGGGAAACAGGCAAAGAAGAGTACAAAATACAGTCCTTCGACTCCGAGActcagaagctgctgaaaaCAGCCCTGAAAGGTCAGCAGGTTTTTATGAGCTCCTCTGCCACGCACGGCTTCTGCATCATTTAATGTGACTCTACTGGGCCCTGCACAGACCTTGGCTGCTTTCCAGGTACCTCAAAGCAATCAGGGGCCAAAGAGGGCTGGGTCCTAATAGCATTCCTCTTCTCTGCAGACCCCAGTAATGTGGACCTGGAGAAAGTGGCCAATATTATAGTGGACCAGTCCCTCAAAGACTCTGTGTTCAGCAAGGAGGCTGGGCGCATCTGCTACACCATCATCCAGGTGAGAGCTCATATCTGGACAGTGAAACACCTGGGCTGTTGTGTGGcttgtccctgggctgggccaggaaGGGCTTTGCCCCAGTCACGTGCTCTGACCCCTTACCCatctctcctgtcctgccacTTGCCCAATGCAGTGGCAGCATCCAGAAGAGCAGtgggccagcacaggcagcaagtTGCAGCTTTTCTGCCTCTTTGGGAATCACAGAAGGGTCTCTGTGTGGTACTGCATCCCCCTGCCCCACTGGCACCCCTGTTTCATCCCTCCATCCTGTTTTTGTGGGCTTATAGGCGGAGAGCAAACAAGTTGGCCAGAGCATCTTCCGGAGGAGCCTGCTGAACCGGCTGCAGCAGGAGTACAaggacagggaggagctgcGCACCCGCTCACTCCAGGCCTGGATCTGCTACGTCACCTTCATCTGCAACATCTTTGACTACCTGAGGGtagggagctggagcagccagctgctgc
Above is a window of Camarhynchus parvulus chromosome 18, STF_HiC, whole genome shotgun sequence DNA encoding:
- the MIF4GD gene encoding MIF4G domain-containing protein, encoding MGETGKEEYKIQSFDSETQKLLKTALKDPSNVDLEKVANIIVDQSLKDSVFSKEAGRICYTIIQAESKQVGQSIFRRSLLNRLQQEYKDREELRTRSLQAWICYVTFICNIFDYLRVNNMPMMALVNPVYDCLFRLAQPDSLQKEEEVDCLVLQLHRIGEQLEKMNSQRMDELFSLLRDGFLLQEGLSSLSQLLLLEIIEFRAAEWKMTDAAQKYYYSEVTD